In the genome of Streptomyces sp. P3, the window GCCGGGGACCCGTCGGCGGGGCGGGCGGGGGAGCCGGGGATGGCCGGGACGGGCGGGCGGTGGCCGGCCGGGGTGCGGGGTGGAGCGGTGCGCGGGGCGCCGCCGTCGGGGGTGCGGGGCGGGGCGCCGGCGGGGCGGCGGATGTCGCGGCGGCCGGGAGGGCGGGCGCCGGGAGGGCGGGTGCCGGGGTGGTGCTGCGTCCTCGTCATGACCTTGTCCATGGGGGTCCCCGTTCGCTGGGCTCTTGGAGCTCTGCTTCTACCGAGCGGTAACTTTCCGCTGTGGATCTTGTACGGGGTGATGGCCCGCTGCGGCAAGGAAGCGCGGGGGTGGGCGTGAGGGGCTGGAGAGTTCACCTATCAGGGGTGGGGCAGGACGTCCGGGGCCCGGCGTCACGGGCCGGGACCGGGTGAGACCAGGGGTGCGGGGTTGACGTCCGGCGGGGTGTGGGCAGGGACCCGAAAGGGGACGCCCGCACGTATCCTGAAGGCCCTCCGGAAGGTGCGGAACCGTGCTTCCCGGGGCACCGAGTCCGAGCCGGCGACCCGAGCCGGCGACCACGAGAAGAGCGGCCAGCCATGCGCGTCTACGTCCCCCTGACCCTCCCCGGCCTCGCCGAGGCGCACAAGACGGGTGAGCTGGGAGCCGGGCCGCTCGTCGCGTACGCCGTCACGCCCGCGCTGCGCGAGTGGTATGTCTCCGACGACACCGAGGAACTGGAGTACGCGGCGCTCGGCAGGGCGGCGCTCGCCTCGCTGCGGCTCCTGGACGCGGACCCGGACGCGCCGCGGAAACGAGTCGTGGTCGCCGTCGACGTGCCGGACCGGATGGCCGCGGTCGGCCCCGAGCGTGGGTCCGAGCGTGGGCCCGACCCGGACGCGCCGGGTGAAGTGCGGGTGAGCGGCGTCGTGCGGCTGGCCAAGGCGGCCGCGGTGCACGTCGACGCCCCCGAGGCGGAGACGGACGTGACCGCCGCCGCGCGGGCGCTCGCCGCGGCGGACGGCGGGGACGACGACGCGCAGGCCGTCGTGGACGGGGCCGAGGACCACGAGCTGCTCTGGTTCGCCCCGCAGGAGATCGCGAGCCTGCTGGGGTCCGGGGTCTGAGCGCGGGCCGCCTCCCGCCACCTCGCCCGGACCTCCCGGACCTCCCGGACCTCCCGGACCTCCCGGACCTCCCGGACCTCCCGGACCTCCCGGACCTCCCGGACCTCCCGGACCTCCCGGACCTCCCGGACCTCCCGGACCTCCCGGACCTCCCGGACCTCCCGGACCTCCCGGACCGTTCCGGGGTCGGCGGTCATCCGACTGTCGGTGGCGGCGGGTACTTTTGCAGACATGGGGAAGCAGCGAGCGGCGCACATCGTCTGGGACTGGAACGGGACGCTGTTCCACGACAACGACGCGATCATCGGGGCGACGAACGCGGCGTTCGTCGAGTTGGGGCTGGAGCCGATCACGCTGGAGCAGTACCGGGCGCTGTACTGCGTGCCGGTGCCGAAGTTCTACGAGCGGCTGATGGGCAGGCTGCCCACCGACGCCGAGTGGGAGCTGATGGACGGGGTCTTCCACCGGTACTACGCCGAGCACCGGGTGCGGTGCGGGCTCACCGAGGGAGCGGCGGAGCTGCTCTCCGGGTGGCGGTCGGCGGGGCACAGTCAGTCACTGCTCAGCATGTACGTGCACGATGAACTCGTGCCGCTGGTCCGGGGATTCGGGATCGAGCCGCACTTCGTCCGGGTCGACGGGCGGATCGGGCCCTCCGGGGGCAGCAAGGCCGAGCACATGGTGCGGCATCTGGCGGCGCTGGCCGGCGTCGAGCCGGCGCGCACGGTGGTGATCGGGGACGCGGCCGACGACGCGGTGGCCGCGCTGCACGCGGGGGCGAAGGCCGTGCTGTACACCGGCGGGTCGCACAGCCGGGCCAGCCTGGAGGGGGTCGGGGCACCGGTGGTGGACACGCTGGGGGAGGCGGTGGAGATGGCGGGGCGTATCGCCGCGTAGGCCTCCGGCGGTGGGGCGGTTCTTGCGGGGTGCTCGGGCGGGGTCCCAGGGTGTCTCGCCCCGCCGCCCCCACCCGTGCCGTCCCGTCCCGGGGCCCCGCCCCTGCACCCCGGGCGGGGACCGCGTCCCCCGCACCCCTGGTGGGGCTGCGCCCCTGCCGCACACGCGGGCGGGCACTGCGTCTCCTGCGGCCCCCGTCTGACCCGTCGGACGGTGTTTCGGCCCTCGCGGGGAGCGGGGGCGGCTATCTGTTGCTGGGGCTCCGGGCCGGGGGCGTGTCCCGGGGCCTGTGGCCGGCGGGGGTCGCGTACACCTGCGGGCCGGGGTCGGGGTCGGTGGCTGTCGGTTCTGTGCAGAACGTCAAAGTTCTGGTCCCTGTTTTGTACACATACGGCTCATGACGGAGGGCCCGGGGGGAGCGATAGCCTTGGTGGCGTGATCAGCGCGATATCTCGCGGGGGCGCTGTTGCCCCTGCCCTGCGCCCGGTGTGTGCGGACCATCTCCGCTACCGGGCGGCGGTCGCTGGTCGGCGCGGGCGGGACAGGGGCGCAAGGTGCCCCGGGACGCCGTACACACCCGGCGGGAAAAGCGTGGCGCGGAGAGCAGCGTCACACGCCGCGGCGGTGTCGAGAATGGCCGATAACCCCCCACTCATCTCACCTTGCGGCATAGCGTCGGAGCAGACCGGAGACCCCGGCCCGTGGCGTCGAGCCGCAGGGGGAGAGCCCGTACTTCCTTCTACGTCACGCAACGGCGCGCGACAGGAGTCAGAGGACAATGCAGACCAAGCTGGACGAAGCCAAGGCCGAGCTGCTCGACAGGGCGGCGCGGGTCGCTGAGAACAGCCCGGTCGGGGGGAATCTACCGACTGGGACGACGGGCGAGGGCACGCCGGGCACCCCGGACCACGCCGCTCTGCTCGCGTTCCTCCAGCGCTACTACCTGCACACCGCCCAGGAGGACCTGAGCGACCGCGACCCGGTCGACGTCTTCGGGGCGGCGCTCTCCCACTACCGGCTGGCCGAGAACCGGCCGCAGGGCACCGCGAACGTGCGGGTGCACACGCCCACCGTCGAGGAGAACGGCTGGACGTGCACCCACTCCGTCGTCGAGGTGGTCACCGACGACATGCCGTTCCTGGTCGACTCCGTCACCAACGAGCTGACCCGGCAGGGGCGGGGCATCCACCTCGTCATCCACCCGCAGGTCTTGGTGCGGCGCGATGTGACCGGCAAGCTCATCGAGGTGCTGAGCGTTCCGCCGGCCGCCGGGAAGCTTCCGCACGACGGGCATGTCGAGTCCTGGATCCACGTCGAGATCGACCGTGAGACGGACCGTGCCGACCTCAAGCAGATCACCGCCGATCTGCTGCGCGTCCTGTCCGACGTCCGGGAGGCCGTCGAGGACTGGGAGAAGATGCGGGAGACGGCGCTGCGCGTCGCCGACGGGCTCCCCGAGGAGCACGTTCCCGGCGACCTGGCGCGGCCCGAGGTCGACGAGGCCCGCGAGCTGCTGCGCTGGCTGGCCGCCGACCACTTCACCTTCCTCGGCTACCGGGAGTACCAGCTGCGCGGGGACGACTCGCTGGCCGCCGTCCCCGGCACGGGGCTCGGCATCCTGCGCTCCGACCCGCATCACGCCGACGGTGACGCCCACCCCGTCAGCCCGTCCTTCGAGCGGCTGCCGGCCGACGCCCGGGCCAAGGCGCGGGAGCACAAGCTGCTGGTGCTGACCAAGGCGAACAGCCGGGCCACCGTGCACCGGCCCTCCTACCTCGACTACGTCGGTGTGAAGAGGTTCGACGAGGCGGGCAACGTCGTCGGCGAGCGACGCTTCCTCGGACTGTTCTCCTCCGCCGCCTACACCGAGTCCGTGGCGCGGGTGCCGGTCGTGCGGCGCAAGGTCGCGGCCGTGCTGGAGGGCGCCGGGTTCTCGCCCAACAGCCATGACGGACGCGACCTGCTCCAGATCATGGAGACCTACCCGCGCGACGAGATCTTCCAGACGCCGGTGGACGAACTGAGGTCCATCGTCACCAGCGTCCTCTACCTCCAGGAGCGGCGGCGGCTGCGGCTCTACCTGCGGCAGGACGAGTACGGGCGCTACTACTCCGCGCTCGTCTACCTGCCCCGCGACCGGTACACCACGGGTGTGCGGCTGCGGATCATCGACATCCTCAAGGAGGAACTGGGCGGGACGAGCGTCGACTTCACCGCCTGGAACACCGAGTCGATCCTGTCCCGGCTGCACTTCGTGGTCCGCGTCCCGCAGGGCACCGAGCTGCCGGAGCTGTCCGACGCCGACAAGGAGCGCATCGAGGCGCGGCTGGTCGAGGCGGCACGTTCCTGGGCCGACGCGTTCCAGGAGGCGCTCAACGCCGAACTCGGCGAGGAGAAGGCCGCCGAGCTGCTGCGGCGCTACAGTCACGCCTTCCCCGAGGGCTACAAGGCCGACCACACGCCGCGCGCCGCGGTCGCCGACCTCGTCCACCTGGAGCGGCTGACCGAGGAGCGGAACTTCTCGCTCAGCCTGTACGAGCCGGTGGGCGCCGCGCCCGGCGAGCGCCGCTTCAAGATCTACCGCAAGGGTGACGCGATCTCCCTGTCGGCGGTGCTGCCGGTGCTGAGCCGGCTCGGCGTCGAGGTGATCGACGAGCGGCCGTACGAACTGCGCTGCGCGGACCGCACGCACGCCTGGATCTACGACTTCGGCCTGCGCATCCCCAAGGCGCTGGCCGGCCCCGGCGGCGACTTCCTCGGCGACGACGGGCGTGAGCGGTTCCAGGAGGCGTTCTCGGCGACCTGGACGGGCAAGGCGGAGAACGACGGGTTCAACGCGCTGGTGCTGGGCGCGGGGCTGAGCTGGCGGCAGGCGGTGGTGCTGCGCGCGTACGCCAAGTACCTGCGGCAGGCCGGGTCCACCTTCAGCCAGGACTACATGGAGGACACGCTCCGCACCAACGTGCACACCACCAGGCTGCTGGTGTCGCTGTTCGAGGCGCGGATGTCGCCCGACCGGCAGCGCGCCGGGCACGAGATCGTCGACGCCCTGCTCGAGGAGCTCGACGCCGCGCTCGACCAGGTGGCCTCGCTGGACGAGGACCGCATCCTGCGGTCCTTCCTCACCGTCATCAAGGCGACCCTGCGCACCAACTTCTTCCAGGAGCGCGCGGACGGCGGGCCGCACGACTACGTGTCGATGAAGTTCGACCCGCAGGCCATCCCGGACCTGCCGGCGCCGAGGCCCGCGTTCGAGATCTGGGTGTACTCGCCTCAGGTGGAGGGTGTGCATCTGCGGTTCGGGAAGGTCGCGCGCGGCGGTCTGCGCTGGTCCGACCGGCGTGAGGACTTCCGGACCGAGGTGCTCGGCCTGGTGAAGGCGCAGATGGTGAAGAACACCGTCATCGTGCCGGTCGGCGCCAAGGGCGGCTTCGTCGCCAAGCAGCTGCCCGACCCCGCCGTGGACCGTGACGCGTGGCTCGCCGAGGGCATCTCCAGCTACAGGACGTTCATCTCGGCACTGCTCGACATCACCGACAACATGGTCGGCGGGGAGGTCGTGCCGCCGGCCGACGTCGTGCGGCACGACGAGGACGACACCTATCTGGTGGTCGCCGCCGACAAGGGCACGGCGACGTTCTCCGACATCGCCAACCAGGTCGCCGAGTCGTACGACTTCTGGCTCGGGGACGCCTTCGCCTCCG includes:
- a CDS encoding HAD family hydrolase, with the protein product MGKQRAAHIVWDWNGTLFHDNDAIIGATNAAFVELGLEPITLEQYRALYCVPVPKFYERLMGRLPTDAEWELMDGVFHRYYAEHRVRCGLTEGAAELLSGWRSAGHSQSLLSMYVHDELVPLVRGFGIEPHFVRVDGRIGPSGGSKAEHMVRHLAALAGVEPARTVVIGDAADDAVAALHAGAKAVLYTGGSHSRASLEGVGAPVVDTLGEAVEMAGRIAA
- a CDS encoding NAD-glutamate dehydrogenase — translated: MQTKLDEAKAELLDRAARVAENSPVGGNLPTGTTGEGTPGTPDHAALLAFLQRYYLHTAQEDLSDRDPVDVFGAALSHYRLAENRPQGTANVRVHTPTVEENGWTCTHSVVEVVTDDMPFLVDSVTNELTRQGRGIHLVIHPQVLVRRDVTGKLIEVLSVPPAAGKLPHDGHVESWIHVEIDRETDRADLKQITADLLRVLSDVREAVEDWEKMRETALRVADGLPEEHVPGDLARPEVDEARELLRWLAADHFTFLGYREYQLRGDDSLAAVPGTGLGILRSDPHHADGDAHPVSPSFERLPADARAKAREHKLLVLTKANSRATVHRPSYLDYVGVKRFDEAGNVVGERRFLGLFSSAAYTESVARVPVVRRKVAAVLEGAGFSPNSHDGRDLLQIMETYPRDEIFQTPVDELRSIVTSVLYLQERRRLRLYLRQDEYGRYYSALVYLPRDRYTTGVRLRIIDILKEELGGTSVDFTAWNTESILSRLHFVVRVPQGTELPELSDADKERIEARLVEAARSWADAFQEALNAELGEEKAAELLRRYSHAFPEGYKADHTPRAAVADLVHLERLTEERNFSLSLYEPVGAAPGERRFKIYRKGDAISLSAVLPVLSRLGVEVIDERPYELRCADRTHAWIYDFGLRIPKALAGPGGDFLGDDGRERFQEAFSATWTGKAENDGFNALVLGAGLSWRQAVVLRAYAKYLRQAGSTFSQDYMEDTLRTNVHTTRLLVSLFEARMSPDRQRAGHEIVDALLEELDAALDQVASLDEDRILRSFLTVIKATLRTNFFQERADGGPHDYVSMKFDPQAIPDLPAPRPAFEIWVYSPQVEGVHLRFGKVARGGLRWSDRREDFRTEVLGLVKAQMVKNTVIVPVGAKGGFVAKQLPDPAVDRDAWLAEGISSYRTFISALLDITDNMVGGEVVPPADVVRHDEDDTYLVVAADKGTATFSDIANQVAESYDFWLGDAFASGGSAGYDHKGMGITARGAWESVKRHFRELGVDTQSEDFTVVGIGDMSGDVFGNGMLLSEHIRLVAAFDHRHIFIDPKPDAATSYAERRRLFELPRSSWADYNAELLSAGGGIFPRTAKAIPVNSHIREALGIDAGVTKLTPADLMKAILRAPVDLLWNGGIGTYVKSAAESNADVGDKANDPIRVDGADLRVKVVGEGGNLGLTQLGRIEFALHGGRINTDAIDNSAGVDTSDHEVNIKILLNGLVAEGDMTVKQRNKLLAEMTDEVGALVLRNNYAQNTAIANALAQSKDMLHAQQRFMRHLVREGHLDRALEFLPTDRQIRERLGAGQGLTSPETAVLMAYTKITVSDELLHTSLPEDPYLRTLLHAYFPTALRERFPEGVDSHPLRREITTTVLVNDTVNTGGTTYLHRLREETGASLEEIVRAQTVARAIFSSAPVWDAVEELDNRVEAEVQTRIRLHSRRLVERGTRWLLNNRPQPLQLAETVDFFAERVEQVWSQLTKLLRGADLEWWQRIHDELTASGVPDELATRVAGFSSAFPALDIVSVADRMGKDPLDVAEVYYDLADRLRISRLMDRIIELPRADRWQSMARASIREDLYAAHAALTADVLAVGNGTSTPEQRFTAWEEKNAAILGRARTTLEEIQSSETFDLANLSVAMRTMRTLLRTHS